A window of Drosophila subobscura isolate 14011-0131.10 chromosome E, UCBerk_Dsub_1.0, whole genome shotgun sequence contains these coding sequences:
- the LOC117891250 gene encoding zinc finger protein 135 isoform X12 has translation MCAAQNPQPPFGYTWGFADNGSRTAESVLEISPNINYTVSGESMPYLLSTDGSLAVQKDVKGGLTGNKGNVVRRMYVVNDPSFPPGTQRVITTGGGSSVVKKQDSQQQVLSLDKNYLLVDQATAAAAAAAAAGDPSVAHHHTLTNGSIVDAKTGQTVLTAGSAAAKSHFGSIGALHLTQEECNEILIKRAIAAGHHQTHTITAADGSHHHSSASGATPSFCSVGGATTLLGDILPGISVQVQKVIQGLEDNEDSQGDAPNLKLEPGTLELSPKTELQESMHFSETDATIKKERPYSCDECGKSFLLKHHLTTHARVHTGGERPHICSHCGKSFAHKHCLNTHLLLHSTDRPYQCQECKKSFTLKHHLLTHSRVHSRERPFVCQECGRAFPLKRHLVTHSKFHAGERPYVCEECGESFAQENHLIMHSRFHGSLNPFVCADCGASFPRKFQLVNHGRIHGKIPHSCTVCGKEFLQKRTLVSHMRRVHTGEQAHPCVSCGEGFLTKAELHQHVRAAHNGVNPNTSSATIIANQQFIDFKQLQQPHHHPGQHPQTITVVSNPGNSTLLTVSTTDANGVARPQFVCRECGSAFNSREALALHLRLHTGDKSLMTDLCALTAALPGHFLSTAGLNPGTVVTANPNLVGQNPVPVQIISSTGQVMSQTTLVQAANSTHPQAVVTAVPTMPVHQQQHMQHVAQQQQQQQQQQHVVNVVPANKPKSHFCASCGKGFAAKHGLMQHNRRHPNGGCTVRTHVCECGKAFFQKNHLMLHQRQHLETKPAISQQQVC, from the exons ATGCCCTATCTGCTGTCCACGGATGGATCATTGGCCGTACAAAAGGATGTCAAAGGTGGTCTCACCGGCAATAAGGGGAATGTTGTGCGTCGCATGTACGTTGTGAACGATCCATCGTTTCCACCCGGTACACAGAG AGTAATAACCACTGGGGGCGGCTCGTCGGTAGTCAAAAAACAGGATTCCCAGCAGCAGGTGCTGAGCCTGGACAAGAACT ATCTCCTGGTCGATCAGGCaactgccgcagcagctgcagccgcggCGGCCGGTGATCCCTCGGTTGCCCACCATCACACATTGACCAACGGTAGTATTGTCGATGCCAAGACCGGACAGACGGTGCTGACGGCGGGCTCCGCGGCGGCCAAGTCGCACTTTGGGTCGATCGGGGCGCTGCACCTCACCCAAGAGGAGTGCAACGAGATCCTGATTAAGCGCGCCATCGCTGCCGGCCACCATCAGACGCACACAATCACCGCTGCCGACGGATCGCATCATCATAGCTCGGCGTCTGGCGCGACACCAA GTTTCTGTTCCGTTGGCGGCGCAACAACACTCTTAGGTGACATACTTCCTGGTATTTCAGTTCAAGTCCAGAAAGTAATACAAGGACTCGAAGATAACGAGGACTCGCAGGGCGACGCACCCAACTTAAAGTTGGAGCCAGGCACATTAGAGTTGTCCCCAAAGACCGAGCTACAGGAATCAATGCATTTCAGCGAA ACGGACGCCACCATCAAGAAGGAACGCCCGTACAGTTGCGACGAGTGCGGCAAGTCCTTTCTGCTCAAGCATCATTTGACAACACACGCACGCGTGCACACAGGTG GTGAGCGACCCCATATCTGTTCCCATTGCGGCAAGAGCTTTGCGCACAAACACTGTCTGAACACGCATCTACTGCTGCACTCAACCGACCGACCATACCAGTGCCAGGAGTGCAAGAAGAGCTTCACCCTCAAGCATCATCTGCTGACGCACTCGCGTGTTCACAGCCGCGAGCGACCTTTCGTGTGCCAGGAGTGCGGACGTGCCTTCCCGCTCAAGCGGCACCTGGTCACGCATAGCAAATTCCACGCCGGCGAACGTCCATACGTCTGCGAGGAATGCGGTGAGAGCTTTGCCCAGGAAAATCATCTTATTATGCACTCGCG CTTCCATGGTTCATTGAATCCATTTGTTTGCGCTGACTGCGGTGCCTCGTTTCCACGCAAGTTCCAGTTGGTGAATCACGGACGCATACACGGCAAGATCCCCCACTCCTGCACCGTTTGCGGAAAAGAATTTTTACAGAAGCGAACGCTAGTTTCCCACATGAG ACGCGTACACACGGGCGAGCAGGCGCATCCCTGCGTCAGCTGCGGCGAGGGATTCCTCACCAAGGCTGAGCTGCACCAGCATGTGCGTGCAGCACACAACGGCGTCAATCCTAACACGAGCAGTGCCACTATCATTGCCAACCAGCAG TTTATCGATTtcaagcagctgcaacagcctCACCACCATCCCGGGCAGCATCCGCAAACGATCACTGTCGTGAGCAATCCAGGAAACTCTACGCTTCTCACGGTCTCCACCACGGATGCCAATGGTGTGGCGCGTCCACAGTTCGTTTGCCG CGAGTGCGGTAGCGCCTTTAACAGCCGCGAGGCGTTGGCACTTCACTTGCGCCTGCACACCGGTGACAAGAGTCTGATGACCGATTTGTGCGCCTTGACAGCAGCGCTGCCGGGTCACTTCTTGAGCACGGCCGGCCTGAACCCGGGCACTGTGGTAACGGCCAACCCGAATTTGGTGGGCCAGAACCCAGTGCCCGTGCAGATCATATCATCCACCGGCCAGGTTATGTCGCAGACCACGCTGGTGCAGGCCGCCAACTCGACCCATCCGCAGGCCGTCGTCACTGCCGTGCCAACGATGCCcgtgcatcagcagcagcacatgcagcacgtggcccagcagcaacagcagcagcagcagcaacagcatgtGGTCAATGTGGTGCCGGCCAACAAGCCGAAGTCGCATTTCTGCGCCAGCTGTGGCAAGGGATTCGCTGCCAAGCACGGGCTCATGCAGCACAACCGCCGCCACCCGAACGGCGGCTGCACGGTGCGCACTCACGTGTGCGAGTGCGGCAAGGCCTTCTTCCAGAAGAACCATCTGATGCtgcaccagcgccagcactTGGAGACGAAGCCAGCCATATCGCAGCAACAGGTATGCTAG
- the LOC117891250 gene encoding zinc finger protein 189 isoform X18 produces the protein MCAAQNPQPPFGYTWGFADNGSRTAESVLEISPNINYTVSGESMPYLLSTDGSLAVQKDVKGGLTGNKGNVVRRMYVVNDPSFPPGTQRVITTGGGSSVVKKQDSQQQVLSLDKNCDILPGISVQVQKVIQGLEDNEDSQGDAPNLKLEPGTLELSPKTELQESMHFSETDATIKKERPYSCDECGKSFLLKHHLTTHARVHTGERPHICSHCGKSFAHKHCLNTHLLLHSTDRPYQCQECKKSFTLKHHLLTHSRVHSRERPFVCQECGRAFPLKRHLVTHSKFHAGERPYVCEECGESFAQENHLIMHSRFHGSLNPFVCADCGASFPRKFQLVNHGRIHGKIPHSCTVCGKEFLQKRTLVSHMRRVHTGEQAHPCVSCGEGFLTKAELHQHVRAAHNGVNPNTSSATIIANQQLQQPHHHPGQHPQTITVVSNPGNSTLLTVSTTDANGVARPQFVCRECGSAFNSREALALHLRLHTGDKSLMTDLCALTAALPGHFLSTAGLNPGTVVTANPNLVGQNPVPVQIISSTGQVMSQTTLVQAANSTHPQAVVTAVPTMPVHQQQHMQHVAQQQQQQQQQQHVVNVVPANKPKSHFCASCGKGFAAKHGLMQHNRRHPNGGCTVRTHVCECGKAFFQKNHLMLHQRQHLETKPAISQQQVC, from the exons ATGCCCTATCTGCTGTCCACGGATGGATCATTGGCCGTACAAAAGGATGTCAAAGGTGGTCTCACCGGCAATAAGGGGAATGTTGTGCGTCGCATGTACGTTGTGAACGATCCATCGTTTCCACCCGGTACACAGAG AGTAATAACCACTGGGGGCGGCTCGTCGGTAGTCAAAAAACAGGATTCCCAGCAGCAGGTGCTGAGCCTGGACAAGAACT GTGACATACTTCCTGGTATTTCAGTTCAAGTCCAGAAAGTAATACAAGGACTCGAAGATAACGAGGACTCGCAGGGCGACGCACCCAACTTAAAGTTGGAGCCAGGCACATTAGAGTTGTCCCCAAAGACCGAGCTACAGGAATCAATGCATTTCAGCGAA ACGGACGCCACCATCAAGAAGGAACGCCCGTACAGTTGCGACGAGTGCGGCAAGTCCTTTCTGCTCAAGCATCATTTGACAACACACGCACGCGTGCACACAG GTGAGCGACCCCATATCTGTTCCCATTGCGGCAAGAGCTTTGCGCACAAACACTGTCTGAACACGCATCTACTGCTGCACTCAACCGACCGACCATACCAGTGCCAGGAGTGCAAGAAGAGCTTCACCCTCAAGCATCATCTGCTGACGCACTCGCGTGTTCACAGCCGCGAGCGACCTTTCGTGTGCCAGGAGTGCGGACGTGCCTTCCCGCTCAAGCGGCACCTGGTCACGCATAGCAAATTCCACGCCGGCGAACGTCCATACGTCTGCGAGGAATGCGGTGAGAGCTTTGCCCAGGAAAATCATCTTATTATGCACTCGCG CTTCCATGGTTCATTGAATCCATTTGTTTGCGCTGACTGCGGTGCCTCGTTTCCACGCAAGTTCCAGTTGGTGAATCACGGACGCATACACGGCAAGATCCCCCACTCCTGCACCGTTTGCGGAAAAGAATTTTTACAGAAGCGAACGCTAGTTTCCCACATGAG ACGCGTACACACGGGCGAGCAGGCGCATCCCTGCGTCAGCTGCGGCGAGGGATTCCTCACCAAGGCTGAGCTGCACCAGCATGTGCGTGCAGCACACAACGGCGTCAATCCTAACACGAGCAGTGCCACTATCATTGCCAACCAGCAG ctgcaacagcctCACCACCATCCCGGGCAGCATCCGCAAACGATCACTGTCGTGAGCAATCCAGGAAACTCTACGCTTCTCACGGTCTCCACCACGGATGCCAATGGTGTGGCGCGTCCACAGTTCGTTTGCCG CGAGTGCGGTAGCGCCTTTAACAGCCGCGAGGCGTTGGCACTTCACTTGCGCCTGCACACCGGTGACAAGAGTCTGATGACCGATTTGTGCGCCTTGACAGCAGCGCTGCCGGGTCACTTCTTGAGCACGGCCGGCCTGAACCCGGGCACTGTGGTAACGGCCAACCCGAATTTGGTGGGCCAGAACCCAGTGCCCGTGCAGATCATATCATCCACCGGCCAGGTTATGTCGCAGACCACGCTGGTGCAGGCCGCCAACTCGACCCATCCGCAGGCCGTCGTCACTGCCGTGCCAACGATGCCcgtgcatcagcagcagcacatgcagcacgtggcccagcagcaacagcagcagcagcagcaacagcatgtGGTCAATGTGGTGCCGGCCAACAAGCCGAAGTCGCATTTCTGCGCCAGCTGTGGCAAGGGATTCGCTGCCAAGCACGGGCTCATGCAGCACAACCGCCGCCACCCGAACGGCGGCTGCACGGTGCGCACTCACGTGTGCGAGTGCGGCAAGGCCTTCTTCCAGAAGAACCATCTGATGCtgcaccagcgccagcactTGGAGACGAAGCCAGCCATATCGCAGCAACAGGTATGCTAG
- the LOC117891250 gene encoding zinc finger protein 665 isoform X4, whose product MCAAQNPQPPFGYTWGFADNGSRTAESVLEISPNINYTVSGESMPYLLSTDGSLAVQKDVKGGLTGNKGNVVRRMYVVNDPSFPPGTQRVITTGGGSSVVKKQDSQQQVLSLDKNYLLVDQATAAAAAAAAAGDPSVAHHHTLTNGSIVDAKTGQTVLTAGSAAAKSHFGSIGALHLTQEECNEILIKRAIAAGHHQTHTITAADGSHHHSSASGATPSGATTLLGDILPGISVQVQKVIQGLEDNEDSQGDAPNLKLEPGTLELSPKTELQESMHFSETDATIKKERPYSCDECGKSFLLKHHLTTHARVHTGGERPHICSHCGKSFAHKHCLNTHLLLHSTDRPYQCQECKKSFTLKHHLLTHSRVHSRERPFVCQECGRAFPLKRHLVTHSKFHAGERPYVCEECGESFAQENHLIMHSRFHGSLNPFVCADCGASFPRKFQLVNHGRIHGKIPHSCTVCGKEFLQKRTLVSHMRRVHTGEQAHPCVSCGEGFLTKAELHQHVRAAHNGVNPNTSSATIIANQQFIDFKQLQQPHHHPGQHPQTITVVSNPGNSTLLTVSTTDANGVARPQFVCRECGSAFNSREALALHLRLHTGDKSLMTDLCALTAALPGHFLSTAGLNPGTVVTANPNLVGQNPVPVQIISSTGQVMSQTTLVQAANSTHPQAVVTAVPTMPVHQQQHMQHVAQQQQQQQQQQHVVNVVPANKPKSHFCASCGKGFAAKHGLMQHNRRHPNGGCTVRTHVCECGKAFFQKNHLMLHQRQHLETKPAISQQQEQQQQEAAAGASAAGQQPVQVQILPDGHIHGKVIKYEICRSVLPEDQAQQQQQAGMDVE is encoded by the exons ATGCCCTATCTGCTGTCCACGGATGGATCATTGGCCGTACAAAAGGATGTCAAAGGTGGTCTCACCGGCAATAAGGGGAATGTTGTGCGTCGCATGTACGTTGTGAACGATCCATCGTTTCCACCCGGTACACAGAG AGTAATAACCACTGGGGGCGGCTCGTCGGTAGTCAAAAAACAGGATTCCCAGCAGCAGGTGCTGAGCCTGGACAAGAACT ATCTCCTGGTCGATCAGGCaactgccgcagcagctgcagccgcggCGGCCGGTGATCCCTCGGTTGCCCACCATCACACATTGACCAACGGTAGTATTGTCGATGCCAAGACCGGACAGACGGTGCTGACGGCGGGCTCCGCGGCGGCCAAGTCGCACTTTGGGTCGATCGGGGCGCTGCACCTCACCCAAGAGGAGTGCAACGAGATCCTGATTAAGCGCGCCATCGCTGCCGGCCACCATCAGACGCACACAATCACCGCTGCCGACGGATCGCATCATCATAGCTCGGCGTCTGGCGCGACACCAA GCGGCGCAACAACACTCTTAGGTGACATACTTCCTGGTATTTCAGTTCAAGTCCAGAAAGTAATACAAGGACTCGAAGATAACGAGGACTCGCAGGGCGACGCACCCAACTTAAAGTTGGAGCCAGGCACATTAGAGTTGTCCCCAAAGACCGAGCTACAGGAATCAATGCATTTCAGCGAA ACGGACGCCACCATCAAGAAGGAACGCCCGTACAGTTGCGACGAGTGCGGCAAGTCCTTTCTGCTCAAGCATCATTTGACAACACACGCACGCGTGCACACAGGTG GTGAGCGACCCCATATCTGTTCCCATTGCGGCAAGAGCTTTGCGCACAAACACTGTCTGAACACGCATCTACTGCTGCACTCAACCGACCGACCATACCAGTGCCAGGAGTGCAAGAAGAGCTTCACCCTCAAGCATCATCTGCTGACGCACTCGCGTGTTCACAGCCGCGAGCGACCTTTCGTGTGCCAGGAGTGCGGACGTGCCTTCCCGCTCAAGCGGCACCTGGTCACGCATAGCAAATTCCACGCCGGCGAACGTCCATACGTCTGCGAGGAATGCGGTGAGAGCTTTGCCCAGGAAAATCATCTTATTATGCACTCGCG CTTCCATGGTTCATTGAATCCATTTGTTTGCGCTGACTGCGGTGCCTCGTTTCCACGCAAGTTCCAGTTGGTGAATCACGGACGCATACACGGCAAGATCCCCCACTCCTGCACCGTTTGCGGAAAAGAATTTTTACAGAAGCGAACGCTAGTTTCCCACATGAG ACGCGTACACACGGGCGAGCAGGCGCATCCCTGCGTCAGCTGCGGCGAGGGATTCCTCACCAAGGCTGAGCTGCACCAGCATGTGCGTGCAGCACACAACGGCGTCAATCCTAACACGAGCAGTGCCACTATCATTGCCAACCAGCAG TTTATCGATTtcaagcagctgcaacagcctCACCACCATCCCGGGCAGCATCCGCAAACGATCACTGTCGTGAGCAATCCAGGAAACTCTACGCTTCTCACGGTCTCCACCACGGATGCCAATGGTGTGGCGCGTCCACAGTTCGTTTGCCG CGAGTGCGGTAGCGCCTTTAACAGCCGCGAGGCGTTGGCACTTCACTTGCGCCTGCACACCGGTGACAAGAGTCTGATGACCGATTTGTGCGCCTTGACAGCAGCGCTGCCGGGTCACTTCTTGAGCACGGCCGGCCTGAACCCGGGCACTGTGGTAACGGCCAACCCGAATTTGGTGGGCCAGAACCCAGTGCCCGTGCAGATCATATCATCCACCGGCCAGGTTATGTCGCAGACCACGCTGGTGCAGGCCGCCAACTCGACCCATCCGCAGGCCGTCGTCACTGCCGTGCCAACGATGCCcgtgcatcagcagcagcacatgcagcacgtggcccagcagcaacagcagcagcagcagcaacagcatgtGGTCAATGTGGTGCCGGCCAACAAGCCGAAGTCGCATTTCTGCGCCAGCTGTGGCAAGGGATTCGCTGCCAAGCACGGGCTCATGCAGCACAACCGCCGCCACCCGAACGGCGGCTGCACGGTGCGCACTCACGTGTGCGAGTGCGGCAAGGCCTTCTTCCAGAAGAACCATCTGATGCtgcaccagcgccagcactTGGAGACGAAGCCAGCCATATCGCAGCAACAG gagcagcaacagcaggaggcagcagcgggagcgTCGGCCGCTGGACAGCAGCCGGTGCAGGTGCAGATTCTGCCCGATGGCCATATACACGGCAAGGTCATCAAGTACGAGATTTGCCGCAGTGTGCTGCCCGAAGATcaggcacagcaacagcagcaggc
- the LOC117891250 gene encoding zinc finger protein 2 isoform X17: MCAAQNPQPPFGYTWGFADNGSRTAESVLEISPNINYTVSGESMPYLLSTDGSLAVQKDVKGGLTGNKGNVVRRMYVVNDPSFPPGTQRVITTGGGSSVVKKQDSQQQVLSLDKNFQVQKVIQGLEDNEDSQGDAPNLKLEPGTLELSPKTELQESMHFSETDATIKKERPYSCDECGKSFLLKHHLTTHARVHTGGERPHICSHCGKSFAHKHCLNTHLLLHSTDRPYQCQECKKSFTLKHHLLTHSRVHSRERPFVCQECGRAFPLKRHLVTHSKFHAGERPYVCEECGESFAQENHLIMHSRFHGSLNPFVCADCGASFPRKFQLVNHGRIHGKIPHSCTVCGKEFLQKRTLVSHMRRVHTGEQAHPCVSCGEGFLTKAELHQHVRAAHNGVNPNTSSATIIANQQFIDFKQLQQPHHHPGQHPQTITVVSNPGNSTLLTVSTTDANGVARPQFVCRECGSAFNSREALALHLRLHTGDKSLMTDLCALTAALPGHFLSTAGLNPGTVVTANPNLVGQNPVPVQIISSTGQVMSQTTLVQAANSTHPQAVVTAVPTMPVHQQQHMQHVAQQQQQQQQQQHVVNVVPANKPKSHFCASCGKGFAAKHGLMQHNRRHPNGGCTVRTHVCECGKAFFQKNHLMLHQRQHLETKPAISQQQEQQQQEAAAGASAAGQQPVQVQILPDGHIHGKVIKYEICRSVLPEDQAQQQQQAGMDVE; encoded by the exons ATGCCCTATCTGCTGTCCACGGATGGATCATTGGCCGTACAAAAGGATGTCAAAGGTGGTCTCACCGGCAATAAGGGGAATGTTGTGCGTCGCATGTACGTTGTGAACGATCCATCGTTTCCACCCGGTACACAGAG AGTAATAACCACTGGGGGCGGCTCGTCGGTAGTCAAAAAACAGGATTCCCAGCAGCAGGTGCTGAGCCTGGACAAGAACT TTCAAGTCCAGAAAGTAATACAAGGACTCGAAGATAACGAGGACTCGCAGGGCGACGCACCCAACTTAAAGTTGGAGCCAGGCACATTAGAGTTGTCCCCAAAGACCGAGCTACAGGAATCAATGCATTTCAGCGAA ACGGACGCCACCATCAAGAAGGAACGCCCGTACAGTTGCGACGAGTGCGGCAAGTCCTTTCTGCTCAAGCATCATTTGACAACACACGCACGCGTGCACACAGGTG GTGAGCGACCCCATATCTGTTCCCATTGCGGCAAGAGCTTTGCGCACAAACACTGTCTGAACACGCATCTACTGCTGCACTCAACCGACCGACCATACCAGTGCCAGGAGTGCAAGAAGAGCTTCACCCTCAAGCATCATCTGCTGACGCACTCGCGTGTTCACAGCCGCGAGCGACCTTTCGTGTGCCAGGAGTGCGGACGTGCCTTCCCGCTCAAGCGGCACCTGGTCACGCATAGCAAATTCCACGCCGGCGAACGTCCATACGTCTGCGAGGAATGCGGTGAGAGCTTTGCCCAGGAAAATCATCTTATTATGCACTCGCG CTTCCATGGTTCATTGAATCCATTTGTTTGCGCTGACTGCGGTGCCTCGTTTCCACGCAAGTTCCAGTTGGTGAATCACGGACGCATACACGGCAAGATCCCCCACTCCTGCACCGTTTGCGGAAAAGAATTTTTACAGAAGCGAACGCTAGTTTCCCACATGAG ACGCGTACACACGGGCGAGCAGGCGCATCCCTGCGTCAGCTGCGGCGAGGGATTCCTCACCAAGGCTGAGCTGCACCAGCATGTGCGTGCAGCACACAACGGCGTCAATCCTAACACGAGCAGTGCCACTATCATTGCCAACCAGCAG TTTATCGATTtcaagcagctgcaacagcctCACCACCATCCCGGGCAGCATCCGCAAACGATCACTGTCGTGAGCAATCCAGGAAACTCTACGCTTCTCACGGTCTCCACCACGGATGCCAATGGTGTGGCGCGTCCACAGTTCGTTTGCCG CGAGTGCGGTAGCGCCTTTAACAGCCGCGAGGCGTTGGCACTTCACTTGCGCCTGCACACCGGTGACAAGAGTCTGATGACCGATTTGTGCGCCTTGACAGCAGCGCTGCCGGGTCACTTCTTGAGCACGGCCGGCCTGAACCCGGGCACTGTGGTAACGGCCAACCCGAATTTGGTGGGCCAGAACCCAGTGCCCGTGCAGATCATATCATCCACCGGCCAGGTTATGTCGCAGACCACGCTGGTGCAGGCCGCCAACTCGACCCATCCGCAGGCCGTCGTCACTGCCGTGCCAACGATGCCcgtgcatcagcagcagcacatgcagcacgtggcccagcagcaacagcagcagcagcagcaacagcatgtGGTCAATGTGGTGCCGGCCAACAAGCCGAAGTCGCATTTCTGCGCCAGCTGTGGCAAGGGATTCGCTGCCAAGCACGGGCTCATGCAGCACAACCGCCGCCACCCGAACGGCGGCTGCACGGTGCGCACTCACGTGTGCGAGTGCGGCAAGGCCTTCTTCCAGAAGAACCATCTGATGCtgcaccagcgccagcactTGGAGACGAAGCCAGCCATATCGCAGCAACAG gagcagcaacagcaggaggcagcagcgggagcgTCGGCCGCTGGACAGCAGCCGGTGCAGGTGCAGATTCTGCCCGATGGCCATATACACGGCAAGGTCATCAAGTACGAGATTTGCCGCAGTGTGCTGCCCGAAGATcaggcacagcaacagcagcaggc
- the LOC117891250 gene encoding zinc finger protein 189 isoform X16 → MCAAQNPQPPFGYTWGFADNGSRTAESVLEISPNINYTVSGESMPYLLSTDGSLAVQKDVKGGLTGNKGNVVRRMYVVNDPSFPPGTQRVITTGGGSSVVKKQDSQQQVLSLDKNCDILPGISVQVQKVIQGLEDNEDSQGDAPNLKLEPGTLELSPKTELQESMHFSETDATIKKERPYSCDECGKSFLLKHHLTTHARVHTGERPHICSHCGKSFAHKHCLNTHLLLHSTDRPYQCQECKKSFTLKHHLLTHSRVHSRERPFVCQECGRAFPLKRHLVTHSKFHAGERPYVCEECGESFAQENHLIMHSRFHGSLNPFVCADCGASFPRKFQLVNHGRIHGKIPHSCTVCGKEFLQKRTLVSHMRRVHTGEQAHPCVSCGEGFLTKAELHQHVRAAHNGVNPNTSSATIIANQQLQQPHHHPGQHPQTITVVSNPGNSTLLTVSTTDANGVARPQFVCRECGSAFNSREALALHLRLHTGDKSLMTDLCALTAALPGHFLSTAGLNPGTVVTANPNLVGQNPVPVQIISSTGQVMSQTTLVQAANSTHPQAVVTAVPTMPVHQQQHMQHVAQQQQQQQQQQHVVNVVPANKPKSHFCASCGKGFAAKHGLMQHNRRHPNGGCTVRTHVCECGKAFFQKNHLMLHQRQHLETKPAISQQQEQQQQEAAAGASAAGQQPVQVQILPDGHIHGKVIKYEICRSVLPEDQAQQQQQAGMDVE, encoded by the exons ATGCCCTATCTGCTGTCCACGGATGGATCATTGGCCGTACAAAAGGATGTCAAAGGTGGTCTCACCGGCAATAAGGGGAATGTTGTGCGTCGCATGTACGTTGTGAACGATCCATCGTTTCCACCCGGTACACAGAG AGTAATAACCACTGGGGGCGGCTCGTCGGTAGTCAAAAAACAGGATTCCCAGCAGCAGGTGCTGAGCCTGGACAAGAACT GTGACATACTTCCTGGTATTTCAGTTCAAGTCCAGAAAGTAATACAAGGACTCGAAGATAACGAGGACTCGCAGGGCGACGCACCCAACTTAAAGTTGGAGCCAGGCACATTAGAGTTGTCCCCAAAGACCGAGCTACAGGAATCAATGCATTTCAGCGAA ACGGACGCCACCATCAAGAAGGAACGCCCGTACAGTTGCGACGAGTGCGGCAAGTCCTTTCTGCTCAAGCATCATTTGACAACACACGCACGCGTGCACACAG GTGAGCGACCCCATATCTGTTCCCATTGCGGCAAGAGCTTTGCGCACAAACACTGTCTGAACACGCATCTACTGCTGCACTCAACCGACCGACCATACCAGTGCCAGGAGTGCAAGAAGAGCTTCACCCTCAAGCATCATCTGCTGACGCACTCGCGTGTTCACAGCCGCGAGCGACCTTTCGTGTGCCAGGAGTGCGGACGTGCCTTCCCGCTCAAGCGGCACCTGGTCACGCATAGCAAATTCCACGCCGGCGAACGTCCATACGTCTGCGAGGAATGCGGTGAGAGCTTTGCCCAGGAAAATCATCTTATTATGCACTCGCG CTTCCATGGTTCATTGAATCCATTTGTTTGCGCTGACTGCGGTGCCTCGTTTCCACGCAAGTTCCAGTTGGTGAATCACGGACGCATACACGGCAAGATCCCCCACTCCTGCACCGTTTGCGGAAAAGAATTTTTACAGAAGCGAACGCTAGTTTCCCACATGAG ACGCGTACACACGGGCGAGCAGGCGCATCCCTGCGTCAGCTGCGGCGAGGGATTCCTCACCAAGGCTGAGCTGCACCAGCATGTGCGTGCAGCACACAACGGCGTCAATCCTAACACGAGCAGTGCCACTATCATTGCCAACCAGCAG ctgcaacagcctCACCACCATCCCGGGCAGCATCCGCAAACGATCACTGTCGTGAGCAATCCAGGAAACTCTACGCTTCTCACGGTCTCCACCACGGATGCCAATGGTGTGGCGCGTCCACAGTTCGTTTGCCG CGAGTGCGGTAGCGCCTTTAACAGCCGCGAGGCGTTGGCACTTCACTTGCGCCTGCACACCGGTGACAAGAGTCTGATGACCGATTTGTGCGCCTTGACAGCAGCGCTGCCGGGTCACTTCTTGAGCACGGCCGGCCTGAACCCGGGCACTGTGGTAACGGCCAACCCGAATTTGGTGGGCCAGAACCCAGTGCCCGTGCAGATCATATCATCCACCGGCCAGGTTATGTCGCAGACCACGCTGGTGCAGGCCGCCAACTCGACCCATCCGCAGGCCGTCGTCACTGCCGTGCCAACGATGCCcgtgcatcagcagcagcacatgcagcacgtggcccagcagcaacagcagcagcagcagcaacagcatgtGGTCAATGTGGTGCCGGCCAACAAGCCGAAGTCGCATTTCTGCGCCAGCTGTGGCAAGGGATTCGCTGCCAAGCACGGGCTCATGCAGCACAACCGCCGCCACCCGAACGGCGGCTGCACGGTGCGCACTCACGTGTGCGAGTGCGGCAAGGCCTTCTTCCAGAAGAACCATCTGATGCtgcaccagcgccagcactTGGAGACGAAGCCAGCCATATCGCAGCAACAG gagcagcaacagcaggaggcagcagcgggagcgTCGGCCGCTGGACAGCAGCCGGTGCAGGTGCAGATTCTGCCCGATGGCCATATACACGGCAAGGTCATCAAGTACGAGATTTGCCGCAGTGTGCTGCCCGAAGATcaggcacagcaacagcagcaggc